The genome window CGGAAGAGAGTATGGTGACAAGGTCGCTGCCGCAGTTGAAGCAGTGGACGTCGGATCTGATTGATCGTGTTATCCCGGTGTTGTACCCGGACGATCATAGTCCTATGACCATTGTGGATCAGTTGTGCGTTTATATTGAAACCCATATTGGTGAAGAACTTATGCGAGAGGAACTTGCAGCTTTTGCCGGATTCAATCCCGCTTATCTATCCCGTCTGTTTCGGAAAGAGAAGGGCATGTCCCTATCTGAGTTTATCCTGCAGGGCAGAGTAGCTAAAGCGAAAACGTTGTTGTCCCAGTCCACCGTCAAGGTAACGGACATCGCTGGCAAGGTGGGGTATTATAATTACTCGCATTTCACCAAAATGTTCAAAAAGTGCACGGGGATCACACCACAGGAGTTTCGTAAACAGTCACGTACCGTATAGTCCAGGGCGCAGCATGCTGCGTCTTTTGTTTTTTTTGGTACTAAAGTCATAATTTGATAAGTCAACAGGTCACCACAGCAGATAGAGGTCTTACTTTCCCCGCCGTATACTTGAACCACAGGAGCCGCAACGGAGCTTCATCCTGAGGAAGAATTCAAGAGGAGTGAGGGAGAACAAGTTATGAAGACACAACCCCAGGCGGGTAAGGGAGTACGGATATCGGAAATACCGGGAGAAACAGTCCGAAAGCGCAAGTCTGTGTGGCACAATCTTGGCAAATTCAAGGTGCTGTATCTCATGTTCTTGCCAGGTGTCCTGTTTCTGCTGGTGAACAACTATATGCCGATGTTCGGCGTTCTGATCGCATTCAAAAATGTAAACTATGCTGATGGTATTTGGGGAAGCCCGTGGAGTGGATGGGACAATTTCAAATATTTGTTCTCAACCAGTGATGCATGGGAAATTACCCGAAATACACTCGCGTATAACACCGTGTTTATTGCACTGAATCTCTTTGTAGGTGTCGGGCTTGCTATTCTGCTCAATGAAGTGAAAAACAAGGCAATGTCCAAGTTATATCAATCACTTATGTTATTGCCGTATTTCCTGTCCATGATTGTGGTCAGTTATCTGGTACTGGCTTTCCTGGGCAAGGATTCAGGGTTCATGAACTCCACAATTCTGCAGATGTTCGGCGGTCAGCCGATCGACTGGTATTCCGAGCCGAAGTATTGGCCGTATATTTTGCCACTGGTGAATACTTGGAAGAACATTGGATATTATGCCGTCATCTATCTGGCAGCTGTCGTGGGTATCGATGAAGAATACTATGAAGCAGCTGTGCTCGATGGAGCAACCAAATGGCATCAGATCCGCTTCATCACCATTCCGTTCCTCATACCATTAATCGTCATTATGACGTTATTGCAGATTGGCCGTATATTCTATGCGGACTTCAGCCTGTTCTACCAGGTTCCATTGGAGTCAGGAGCACTGTTCCCTGTAACAAATGTACTGGATACTTATGTATATCGTACGTTCCTTATCGGTGGAGATATCGGAATGTCATCAGCAGCAGGTCTATATCAAGCCATCGTCGGATTTGTGCTGGTTCTTGTATCCAATACCATTGTAAGACGAATAGATAAAGATAATGCATTATTTTGAGAGGAGGCAAGTCAGCTGTGAAATCACATGATCCACTAGCCGTATCGAAGCGTTCCGCATCCGTTATTCATGCGATGTTTCTATTCTATGCCGTTGCCTGTATTGTGCCGATCCTGCTTGTCTTCGCCATCTCATTTTCGGACGAGACAACCGTAATTGCCAATGGATATAAGCTTATTCCAGAGAAGTTCAGCCTGACGGCTTATGAGTTTCTGTTCAGAGATATGGATCAGATCCTTCACTCGTATGGTATATCCTTTATTGTTACCGTTGTAGGTACCATAACAAGTGTTGCGCTGACCGCATTGTATGCGTATCCGCTCTCGCGAAGAGATCTGCCTTACCGGGGCTGGTTCGCCTTTTTCATCTTTTTCACAATGTTGTTCAATGGAGGTCTGGTACCTTGGTATCTGGTCTATGTCAATGTATTGGATCTGAAAAACTCCATATTGGCACTCATACTGCCGCTACTGCTATCCCCATTCTTTGTACTGGTTATGCGTACATTCTTCGCGAACTCCATTCCGGTGTCCATTCTGGAATCCGCTCGGATTGATGGTGCAGGAGAATTGAGAACGTTTGCACGTATCGTACTACCGCTCTCTCTTCCCGTTATGGCAACCGTCGCGTTGTTCAGTACACTGAATTACTGGAATGACTGGTACCTTAGCATGATTTTTATATCAGATAACCGGACGATCAGCCTTCAGTACCTTATGTATCGAACGCTGCTCGATATTCAATATTTAACAACCAACTCCAACGTCTCTTCACAGATTTCGTCGCAGGGTGGCTTGCTGAATCTGCCTAACAAAACGCTGCAAATGGCGATGGCTGTGGTCGGTATTGGTCCCATTGTACTGGCATATCCGTTCTTCCAGCGTTATTTCATCAAAGGTCTTACGGTTGGCGCTGTGAAGGGATAACTCTGAACCGGTTAGCGGAGAGGGCAAGGTAAATGAAGATGGACTGAAAGGGCATATACAGAAGTAGTTACAGGTTTATTTGTGAATTGGGGAAATCGGTTGTATGGTTCAACACATGACAGGAGGGGTTCAATTGGTTAGATCATTAAAGGTATGGTCACGCATGATGGCAACAGTTATGGCGCTGAGCCTGGTGCTGGCAGCTTGCTCAACAGACAAGGGTGGAACAACAACACCTGGCGCAGAAGGCGGAGGAGCAAGTGAAGGTGGGGGCAAACCCTACGAAGTGACACTGTTTTATCCAGGGACACCACAGAAGGATGTCGCTCTGGTGGAAGCCGAGATTAACAAAAAGATGGAGCCGAAGATTGGAGCCACGCTTAAGATCAATGCGATTGACTGGGGGCAATGGGATAACAAGCTGAATCTCATGATCTCCTCGGGTGAAAAATCAGACATTATCTTCACTGCAGCTTGGCAGAACTACACGGTGAATGTAGCGAAAGGTGCATTCTTGCCATTGAATGATCTGCTGGATACCTATGGTCAGGATATCAAGAAAAACCTGGACCCTGCCTTTCTGGAAGGTTCCCAGGTGGACGGCGTGAATTACGGGGTTCCTACGAATAAGGAACTCGCTGCCACACGGGGTGTGTTGGTACGTAAAGATCTGGCTGACAAGTATAAGCTGGACCTGACGGCTGTAAAGACTTGGGCTGATCTGGAGCCACTGCTCAAAACAATCAAGGAAAACGAGCCAGGCATTACACCATTCTATATGTCCAACACCAATGGTAACGGGCTGTTAGAGAATCTGGATTGGGATTATCTCGGTGATGCTTCCGTACCTGGAGTGATCTCCAAAACTGCAGGCGGAACAACGGTTCTGAATGAAGTGGAGACGCCTGAATTCAAAGAAGCGGCTGAACTCGCCCGCAAGTGGTATCAAGCAGGATATATCAATAGTGATGCTGCTACGTCCAATGTATTTCCGAAAGACCAAGCGAAGGCTGGAAAAGCGTTTCTCTGGACAGATGGCATGAAGCCAGGCAAGGATAAAGAAGAAGAAGGGTATGTGGGTTTCCCACTGACTCAGATTGAGATGACACAGCCGACAATCACGACAGGTGATGCATCTGGAGCAATGCTTGCAATCTCCCGTTCTTCCGAGCAACCGGAGAAAGCGATGCAGGTCATTAACCTGCTGCATTCCGACAAGGAAATTAACAACTTGCTGAACTTCGGAATTGAAGGCACCCACTATGTGAAAAAAGACGGACAGGATAATATCATTACTCTCCCTGAAGGCGTAGATGCCAACAGTCGTACCTACAATCCAGGTGCCCAGTGGCAGCTTGGTAACCAGTTCCTGAACTTCCTCTGGGATAATGAAGACCCGCAAAAGTGGGAAAAGTTCAAAGAATTTAACGCCAAAGGTGTGAAGTCCCCAGCACTGGGCTTTACATTCAACAGTCAATCGGTCAAAAATGAAATTGCTGCAGTCAACAACGTGAACAAACAGTTCAAGCCGGGCATGACATCGGGCGCCGTTGATCCAAATGAAATGATTCCGAAATATCTGGAAAAATTGAAAGCAGCGGGAATTGATAAAATTATTGCAGCCAAACAGGAACAACTCGATGCATTCCTTGCCAAAAGTAAATAAAATGATCATCAGTTATGCTAAGAGACTTGTATTCTACAAGCTCTTGTCGGTGACAAATCAAAAGGACGTTTTCGGTGAACAACCGAAGACGTTCTTTTATTGTTATTTTTTTGATTTGGATTGTTAATCATAATTAGGAAAAATATGATATAATCAGGTGGTTGATTAGGGGGTGTTTGTGTGTCGAGGACCAGACTTGTGTTCTCTGGGGCTTTATTGCTATTTGCGATCATCTTTACATTTAACCATCATCTTGGTTTTTCTGTTGGAGATACAATACTGTCAGCAATAGGTATATCACCGTATACTACATCTTATTTAAGTGGTGTACATATCACACTTTTCCTCGGATTGGGGATCTTCGCCTGTGGTTTTTATCTTACTCGCAAAGAGATTGGTCGGTCGTTTCCGGGACTTGCGAAAGGGTTGTGGATAGTTGTTCTCGCTCTTGTTCTCAGTTACTCGTATATGACGGATAAATTCATGTATATAGCCAAGTGGGAGGCTAAAGGCATAGATTCGGTATCCTATCTACAGAATGCAAGCTCATGTACCTTTAACGTACTGAAAACGGGTGAGACCCGAGCAACCTGTGACCTGACACTCAAAAATTACGGTAGAGATCCCGTATCCGCTGTGTTATTGCCTGATCTCGCACGCAGTTATAAGTTTAAGGATGATCCACTATTGGAAGCCTTGCGTTCTGTCCAATTAAGGCCAGTACATATTGAGATTGAACCCCATGGAACGTTTACAGGGGAATTGGAGTTTTATGGGAAAGCGGAATCCCCACTGTACGTCAGCGGGAAACTCATGGATATTGTGCTCGATGTAGGCGTGGATGGAGCGAATACGGTGTTTGATTACGATATGCCATAGTTGATATTTTTATAGAAAATAAGAATAATTACATAAACAGATGTGGAATAAGATCAATCTAGATAGAACGTTCGAAGAGATATACTAAAATCAGATTAAGAGCTGGCTCATGGCTGGCTCTTTTTGTGCGTGGAAGTTGCAATTAGTGCTGAAATATTGGTTTTATCTCCTTCCCCCTTCAATTGGTAACGCTTACGCTAGATAATGAATTGGTTTGTCTCAAAAAAATAGTTTGTCTTTACCGCTTACATCATTACAATTAATGTCACGACAAATTAAGACAAGGTGAGATGAAAAGATGTCATATCGGACAAACCTGTTTTCCAAAATGGTCATTCTTATTCTGATTATGCTGATTCCTGTAGTGCTTCTGTACTGGTACTCCAATCACAAAACCACAGCTGTTCTCAGAGATGAGCTGAATCGATCGAATAGTAACCAGCTTGAATTTTTCCAAAATCAAGTGAACACGCACATCGAGCTGTTATCCTCCTGGCCGAATCTGCTCATACATGATCCTGACATTGCCAGCTTCCGGCGAATCTACGCGGATAGTAACTACTTTGACCTAGATGCGATCAATCTGGTCAAACGTATTCAGAATAAGCTAAGTATTCAGGAAAGCTCATCCAATTGGGCGACAAAGTTATATCTGTACTCTCCTTCGCTGGGCAGGGTGGTTTCGGAAAGGGATGCACGTTCTTACGATAAACAAGCGCTGAGGGAGAATATTAGTTCCGGTTGGGATGTACGCAAAATTCAGGATGGGGAAGACGATCGGTTTATGTTTAGCTGGATTACCGTATCTCCATACGGCATTAAAGACCCGGCTAATAATGCGGAAACGATTATTAAACTGGAGTTTGATAGTGACAACATTCGGGATATGCTCGATAAATTCAAGGACGATGGCAGGCATGACCCCTTCTATTTCCGTGAAGAATCGGGAGTTATCTATAATCGGACTTCGGATCGTTCGTTAACGAACCAATTGATGAAAGAACTGTCCATCCATGAACTTCAGGATGTGGATAATCGGACTGTGGTGATAGATGGCGAGCCCTACATGGTTAACACCGTGAAATCAAGCACGACAGGCTGGTATCTGGTGGACTATATGCCTTTATCCGATATTCTGAAGCCGATTCATCAATCGAATATGCTCTTCTATTCTTCGATGATTTGTTTGTTGTTGATGAGTTTTGGCGTGGCCTACTTGTTATATGTCCAGGTGCAGGTACCAGTGAAACAACTTATTCGCGGTTTCCAGCGGTTGAAGCAGGAAGATTATTCGGTGAGGATTAAGCCGAAGGGTCGCAATGAATTCAGTTTTCTGTCTGAACGGTTCAACTTGATGGTGGAGCAGATCCAGCAGTTATTTGAACACGTTTACCTGGAACAGATTCATGTGCGTGAAGCCCGCTTGAAGCAGCTGCAATCGCAGATTAACCCGCACTTCTTCTATAATTGTTTCTCCTTCATTACGAGTATGGCGAAGCTGAAGCGTATGGATGCGGTTGTCGCGATGTCGCATAACCTCTCCCGATATTATCGTTATACGACAAGGCAGGAGCGGGATGTAGTGCCGTTGACAGAGGAAATTGAATTTGTCAGCTGTTATCTGGAGATCCAACGAATGCGTATGGACCGAATTCATTACAAGCTTGATCTGTCTGATGAGATGTTAAGAGAGGAAGTACCGCCCCTGATTGTACAACCACTGGTGGAGAATGCGGTAATCCACGGTATCGAAGCGGATGCGGAAGCCGGAGAAATAAGGGTTTCTGGGGAAAAACAGGGCGGTGTCATGGTTCTTGTCGTAGAAGATGACGGGCAAGGCATGACTCAGGAGGCACGTGAGGCGCTTCTGAATAAGCTCAGGGGAACGATGGATCAGGAGATGGGCTGTGGCCTGTGGAATGTGAATCAGAGACTCCAGCTTCGATATGGGGAGCAGGCAGGGCTTGATATAACGGAATCGGAACTTGGTGGATTACGGGTTACACTATCGTGGCCTGCCGAGAGGGAGCTTCTCCCAGATAGCCAAGATAGTATCGAGAACATGTGAGAGCCTGGTTAGAAATTGAACTTAGTGCATAACGAACGAGATAGGGAGTGACTTGCTTGATAGATATACTGCTAGTAGATGACGAAACGTATGTAACAGAAAGTCTGGAACTTACAATCCCCTGGGGAGAGCTTGGAGTAACGACTGTGTTTCGTGCCGCTTCCGGTAAAGAAGCACTGGAGATTATGGAGGAAAATGCAGTAGATATTGTGGTAACCGATATTCGCATGCCGGGCATGTCCGGACTGGATCTAATTGCAGAGGTAAGCAAGCGTTGGTCCCATATTCGCTGTATCTTGCTGACTGGTCACAGTGATTTTACTTATGCGAAGAAAGCGATTCAATTGCAGGCAGCGGATTATATTTTGAAACCTGTGAACGATGATGAATTTATGAGTTCCGTGTCGGCAGCCATCACATCTCTTCGTGATGAGTGGGATGAATTCGACAAATATCACCGGCTTTTATACAGTCGGAAGTCTGACTATAAAATTTTACGGGAAAATCTGATGCATGATCTGCTGCTGGGACGTGAGATCACGGGGCGGGCACTTCGGGAACAACTGCAACAATATGAGATTCATATTGACCCGGAACAATCGGCTGTGATGATGCTGATTCGTCTCACAGGACGCTTCTCATCAATGGATCAGCAATCTCTGGATCTGATGGATTTTGCGGTAGGGAATATTGCAGAGGAAGTGCTCGGAGAGCAATTCAACGTGTGGTTTGGTCGCGGACCTCATGAGTGTCTGGTTATGTTTTTGCAGAATCAGGGACAGATCGAAGCTCCGCAGATGGACTTGGAGACGTTGAGAACCTCAGCTGAAACTTTCCGTGAGCATGTCATTCGATATCTACAGGGGGATCTGTCCATGGTCGTTACACCATCATTTCCTTTTAATGAATTGACAGCAGCTTATCGAAAAAGCCTGGGTTCCCTTGTCCTTTCAGGACCGGAAGAACACAAGATTATATATATGGACATGGATCAGGCACTCGGCAAAAGATCGGAGAATGATGCGACCCAGGCGCTCGAAGAGTTGTACAAACCGCCTGTACTTCCGCAATTGCTTGAGACCAAGCAATGGGAAGCGGCAGCGCGTAAGCTGAACACGGTCTTTGACGCGGCAGAACAGGTACGATTGTCCCGAGAACATGTGTATGAGATGTATCTGTCTGTAACCAATGCATTCATGTATATTGCCCATAAACAGGGGCATCTGGTACATGAAATTGATCATGCGGGATTCGATCTGCTCCTTGCTCATCAGTTGATCCAATCCCCCGAGAAGCTGCGGCGCTGGGCAACCGAGATGCTGGCGAAGCTTCAGGAAGAGTTGTCCGATCAGGAAGGTGTGCAGAGCCGCAGACATGTGATCAAGCAGGTTCAGGAGCTGGTGACAAGTGATACGGGACAGGATCTGTCGGTGAAGATGATTGCGGACAAGGTATATTTGCACCCCGTATACCTATCAAAAATCTACAAGGCAGAGACTGGGGAAGGTCTCGGGGATTACATGATTCGGATGCGCATGGAACGCGCGCTATATCTGCTTAAAAATAGCAACAAAAAAATATACGAGATTACGAGTGAACTTGGCTATCAGAATCCGCAATATTTCAGCAAAATGTTCAAAAAGCATTATGGGATGACACCCAATGAATTTCGGGATCAGGCATAATTACAACAACATTCCAGAATATAGGTTGGCAAAGGTGCAGAAATCTTGATTTCGTATCATAGGATCAAAGTCCTGGTCAGCCTATAATGAAAGGGTAACCAAAACGATTTAAGGGGGAACAACATGAGAGCGCAATCAACGAAAAAGAGATTCTTGACGCTTCTCGCTACAACGCTGAGTCTAACTGTCGTTCTTGCAGGATGTTCAGGAGGCAGTGGGGGCGGAGATAGTGCAACACCAAGTACGTCTGGAACCCAAAACGAATACAAAGAAAAGTATGATCCGGAAGTAACCATTACAACAGCATGGGGAATCGATCCTGAGCTGAAGTTTAAAAATGGCGAATCCATGGAAAATAACGTGGCAACCAAGTGGGCCAAGGAAAAATTCGGGATTAATGTCAGCGCGCTCTGGTCAGTAACAGACACAAACAGTGCGTTTGCAACTAAACTTCGTCTGGCTATGTCCTCTGGACAGGAAATGCCAGATATCGTGACGATTGGTAGTGCGGACAATCTCGTTGCTCAAGACTTGATCGACTCTGGCATGTACGAAGAGGTCGGTCCACTGTTCGACAAATATGCTTCTGACACATGGAAAAAAGCGATGGAGCAAGATCCTAACGTCTGGAACCAATATAGTCGTGATGGCAAAAGAATGGGTATCCCTGTTCTGGACTATGCCTACAACAATGATTATTTGTTGTGGATTCGTCAGGATTGGCTGGACAAGTTGAATCTGAAAGCACCAAAAACAATCGATGAGCTGGAAACCGTTATGGAAGCATTCAAAAACAATAACCCGGACGGCTTGGCTCCGGATAAAGTCACTCCGCTCAGCGTTGGTTTCAAAACATCCATGAACACTTGGATGGGAGATGTATCTTGGATATTTGGTGCATATGGCACCTTACCTCAACAATGGAATCTTGCTGCGGATGGCAAGTTGGAGTATGGCTCCATCAATCCGGGTATGAAACAAGGTCTGACCAAATTGAGCGAATGGCTCAAAAAAGGATATATCCCGCAGGAAGCAGCGCTATGGGATGAGAACAAAACAGCAGAGCCAGCCGTTGCAGGAACTGCCGGCATTATTCCAGGACCTTACTGGATGAGTGGGTGGCCACTTCTCGATACAGTGAAAAATGTACCGAGTGCGGTATGGAAACCGATTGAAATTCCTACCGGTCCTGAAGGAAAAGCGATGCGTCACGGAACACAGTTCGTGAATGGTGTTACGTTGATCAAAAAGGATATGGCACATCCAGAAGCATTCTTTACGTATCAGAATTACCTCTTCGACAATTATGCAGACCCAGCACCGGGCAGCCCTTATGATAATGGTCTGTTTGCAGGTTATGACTATCAATTGGATGCAAACGGGAAACAATTGCCGATTGACCAGATCGAAGGCGGATACGTGAACGTTGTACGTTATTTGCTTGTTCGTGATGGTGCACGTATTCCAGATGCACAGATGAAAGCTCTGATGAATCTGGCTAATGGCAAAGAGCCTGAAACGAAGCTTGAGAAAGACGTTGCTGTCAATTACGGTAAAGAAACTCCTGCCGCAGCAAAAGTGTTATTGAGCCAGGAAGAAATTTCCTTCAAAAACATGTTCACAGGTCCAACAACACAGACGATGAAATCCAAGCTGGACTATCTGAACAAAATCGAGAACCAGGCATTTAACGAAATTATCTATGGCAAAAATCCGGCTGATGCGTTTGATACCTTTGTACAAACGTGGAAATCGGGTGGCGGTGACCAAATCACGCAAGAGGTTAACGAATGGTATGACAGTGTGAAAAAATAGTTTTAAGCAGCGCCCAGACGATAACGTCTGGGCGCTTTTTTTGGTTTATTCAAGCTGCGGCAAAGTGGTTGAATTTGTGCCATTTATATTGCTTTTATGTGCTGTTTGGACCCCGTAAAAGGTTGATATAATCGCAATATAAGCCACTCAGGGAGTACTTGAGTAGGAAGAAATACAGGGGGAGCAATCATGAGAACTTTGAAACGCACTTGGCCATTCCACGTTATGCTGTTGCCAGCCATTATCTTTCTGATTATCTTCAGTTATGTGCCTATGGGCGGGATTATTATGGCATTCCAGAACTACAAGCCATGGCTTGGAATTAGTGGTTCTGAATGGGTCGGGCTGGACAACTTTAGATATTTGTTTGAACGTGAAGACAGCTTACAGGTCATCTGGAACACATTGATTATTGCTGTACTTAAACTGATTTTCAATTTATTTGTTCCATTTGTTTTTGCCATTCTTTTGAATGAGGTTCGTAAGATGGCTATACAGCGTACGATTCAAACGCTTGTCTATTTACCTCACTTCTTGTCCTGGGTCATCCTGGGCGGGATTTTGATAGATCTGTTGTCAACAGGCGGCTTGGTTAACCGGGTTCTGGGAACCTTCGGACTCGGGCCATATTTCTTCCTGGGAGACAACAGCTGGTTCCGATCTACGGTCATTCTGACAGATGTGTGGAAAGAATTTGGCTATAACATGATTGTTTTTCTGGCTGCCCTTGCCGGAATTAATCCAGCATTGTACGAAGCAGCAGAAATTGACGGAGCGGGACGCTGGAAACAGACACTGCACATTACAATTCCTTCACTTGTGCCGATGCTGATGGTTGTGGGAACACTGGCACTTGGTAACGTACTGAATGCCGGGTTTGACCAGATTTTCAACTTGTATAACCCGCTCGTATATCAAACGGGTGACATCATTGATACATTCGTATATCGTTCCGCAATGCAAAATGGTGAGATGGGCTTTGCAACGGCGATCGGATTATTCAAATCGGTTATTAGCATGATCTTGATTCTTGTATCGTACAGCTTAGCCAAAAAATACGCCGGATACCGCATATTCTAAACGAATGAACAGAGAAAGAAGGGACCACGATGTATCATAAATCATTGCCTTATCGCGTGTTTAATATAGTCAATACCTGCTTTCTGATTTTGGTCGCCATCATGTGTATTGTACCGATGATTCATGTACTGGCAGTATCCTTTAGTACAAAGGCTGCTGCTGATGCAAATCTGGTCAATCTCTGGCCTGTAGGCTTCTCACTTGAGGCATACAAAAAAACGATGAACAATCCAATTTTCTTGAACTCGCTCTGGATCTCGCTCCTGCGTACAGTGATCGGTACAGCCATTACGTTGCTGATTACGTTCCTGGCGGCGTATCCATTGTCCAAAGAAAATAGTGAGTTCAAAGGCAGAACGATCTACTCCTGGATATTTGTATTCAGCATGATTTTCAACGGGGGACTCGTGCCATTCTATATGGTTATTCAGAAGATTGGGTTGATGGATTCCTTCTGGGTACTGGTGCTCCCGGGGG of Paenibacillus sp. FSL R5-0517 contains these proteins:
- a CDS encoding response regulator → MIDILLVDDETYVTESLELTIPWGELGVTTVFRAASGKEALEIMEENAVDIVVTDIRMPGMSGLDLIAEVSKRWSHIRCILLTGHSDFTYAKKAIQLQAADYILKPVNDDEFMSSVSAAITSLRDEWDEFDKYHRLLYSRKSDYKILRENLMHDLLLGREITGRALREQLQQYEIHIDPEQSAVMMLIRLTGRFSSMDQQSLDLMDFAVGNIAEEVLGEQFNVWFGRGPHECLVMFLQNQGQIEAPQMDLETLRTSAETFREHVIRYLQGDLSMVVTPSFPFNELTAAYRKSLGSLVLSGPEEHKIIYMDMDQALGKRSENDATQALEELYKPPVLPQLLETKQWEAAARKLNTVFDAAEQVRLSREHVYEMYLSVTNAFMYIAHKQGHLVHEIDHAGFDLLLAHQLIQSPEKLRRWATEMLAKLQEELSDQEGVQSRRHVIKQVQELVTSDTGQDLSVKMIADKVYLHPVYLSKIYKAETGEGLGDYMIRMRMERALYLLKNSNKKIYEITSELGYQNPQYFSKMFKKHYGMTPNEFRDQA
- a CDS encoding carbohydrate ABC transporter permease codes for the protein MYHKSLPYRVFNIVNTCFLILVAIMCIVPMIHVLAVSFSTKAAADANLVNLWPVGFSLEAYKKTMNNPIFLNSLWISLLRTVIGTAITLLITFLAAYPLSKENSEFKGRTIYSWIFVFSMIFNGGLVPFYMVIQKIGLMDSFWVLVLPGAVNTFLVILMLNFFRGIPKELEEAALMDGANHFRTLFSIFLPISMPSIATIALFSMVFHWNSWFDGLLYMNNAKDYPLATFMQTVIIGRDMSSMSMNPKEMEALSQTTVRAAQIFIGSAPILIVYPFLQRFFVKGMTLGSVKG
- a CDS encoding sugar ABC transporter; amino-acid sequence: MRAQSTKKRFLTLLATTLSLTVVLAGCSGGSGGGDSATPSTSGTQNEYKEKYDPEVTITTAWGIDPELKFKNGESMENNVATKWAKEKFGINVSALWSVTDTNSAFATKLRLAMSSGQEMPDIVTIGSADNLVAQDLIDSGMYEEVGPLFDKYASDTWKKAMEQDPNVWNQYSRDGKRMGIPVLDYAYNNDYLLWIRQDWLDKLNLKAPKTIDELETVMEAFKNNNPDGLAPDKVTPLSVGFKTSMNTWMGDVSWIFGAYGTLPQQWNLAADGKLEYGSINPGMKQGLTKLSEWLKKGYIPQEAALWDENKTAEPAVAGTAGIIPGPYWMSGWPLLDTVKNVPSAVWKPIEIPTGPEGKAMRHGTQFVNGVTLIKKDMAHPEAFFTYQNYLFDNYADPAPGSPYDNGLFAGYDYQLDANGKQLPIDQIEGGYVNVVRYLLVRDGARIPDAQMKALMNLANGKEPETKLEKDVAVNYGKETPAAAKVLLSQEEISFKNMFTGPTTQTMKSKLDYLNKIENQAFNEIIYGKNPADAFDTFVQTWKSGGGDQITQEVNEWYDSVKK
- a CDS encoding sensor histidine kinase — encoded protein: MSYRTNLFSKMVILILIMLIPVVLLYWYSNHKTTAVLRDELNRSNSNQLEFFQNQVNTHIELLSSWPNLLIHDPDIASFRRIYADSNYFDLDAINLVKRIQNKLSIQESSSNWATKLYLYSPSLGRVVSERDARSYDKQALRENISSGWDVRKIQDGEDDRFMFSWITVSPYGIKDPANNAETIIKLEFDSDNIRDMLDKFKDDGRHDPFYFREESGVIYNRTSDRSLTNQLMKELSIHELQDVDNRTVVIDGEPYMVNTVKSSTTGWYLVDYMPLSDILKPIHQSNMLFYSSMICLLLMSFGVAYLLYVQVQVPVKQLIRGFQRLKQEDYSVRIKPKGRNEFSFLSERFNLMVEQIQQLFEHVYLEQIHVREARLKQLQSQINPHFFYNCFSFITSMAKLKRMDAVVAMSHNLSRYYRYTTRQERDVVPLTEEIEFVSCYLEIQRMRMDRIHYKLDLSDEMLREEVPPLIVQPLVENAVIHGIEADAEAGEIRVSGEKQGGVMVLVVEDDGQGMTQEAREALLNKLRGTMDQEMGCGLWNVNQRLQLRYGEQAGLDITESELGGLRVTLSWPAERELLPDSQDSIENM
- a CDS encoding ABC transporter substrate-binding protein encodes the protein MVRSLKVWSRMMATVMALSLVLAACSTDKGGTTTPGAEGGGASEGGGKPYEVTLFYPGTPQKDVALVEAEINKKMEPKIGATLKINAIDWGQWDNKLNLMISSGEKSDIIFTAAWQNYTVNVAKGAFLPLNDLLDTYGQDIKKNLDPAFLEGSQVDGVNYGVPTNKELAATRGVLVRKDLADKYKLDLTAVKTWADLEPLLKTIKENEPGITPFYMSNTNGNGLLENLDWDYLGDASVPGVISKTAGGTTVLNEVETPEFKEAAELARKWYQAGYINSDAATSNVFPKDQAKAGKAFLWTDGMKPGKDKEEEGYVGFPLTQIEMTQPTITTGDASGAMLAISRSSEQPEKAMQVINLLHSDKEINNLLNFGIEGTHYVKKDGQDNIITLPEGVDANSRTYNPGAQWQLGNQFLNFLWDNEDPQKWEKFKEFNAKGVKSPALGFTFNSQSVKNEIAAVNNVNKQFKPGMTSGAVDPNEMIPKYLEKLKAAGIDKIIAAKQEQLDAFLAKSK
- a CDS encoding carbohydrate ABC transporter permease, with translation MKSHDPLAVSKRSASVIHAMFLFYAVACIVPILLVFAISFSDETTVIANGYKLIPEKFSLTAYEFLFRDMDQILHSYGISFIVTVVGTITSVALTALYAYPLSRRDLPYRGWFAFFIFFTMLFNGGLVPWYLVYVNVLDLKNSILALILPLLLSPFFVLVMRTFFANSIPVSILESARIDGAGELRTFARIVLPLSLPVMATVALFSTLNYWNDWYLSMIFISDNRTISLQYLMYRTLLDIQYLTTNSNVSSQISSQGGLLNLPNKTLQMAMAVVGIGPIVLAYPFFQRYFIKGLTVGAVKG
- a CDS encoding ABC transporter permease subunit produces the protein MRTLKRTWPFHVMLLPAIIFLIIFSYVPMGGIIMAFQNYKPWLGISGSEWVGLDNFRYLFEREDSLQVIWNTLIIAVLKLIFNLFVPFVFAILLNEVRKMAIQRTIQTLVYLPHFLSWVILGGILIDLLSTGGLVNRVLGTFGLGPYFFLGDNSWFRSTVILTDVWKEFGYNMIVFLAALAGINPALYEAAEIDGAGRWKQTLHITIPSLVPMLMVVGTLALGNVLNAGFDQIFNLYNPLVYQTGDIIDTFVYRSAMQNGEMGFATAIGLFKSVISMILILVSYSLAKKYAGYRIF
- a CDS encoding ABC transporter permease subunit encodes the protein MKTQPQAGKGVRISEIPGETVRKRKSVWHNLGKFKVLYLMFLPGVLFLLVNNYMPMFGVLIAFKNVNYADGIWGSPWSGWDNFKYLFSTSDAWEITRNTLAYNTVFIALNLFVGVGLAILLNEVKNKAMSKLYQSLMLLPYFLSMIVVSYLVLAFLGKDSGFMNSTILQMFGGQPIDWYSEPKYWPYILPLVNTWKNIGYYAVIYLAAVVGIDEEYYEAAVLDGATKWHQIRFITIPFLIPLIVIMTLLQIGRIFYADFSLFYQVPLESGALFPVTNVLDTYVYRTFLIGGDIGMSSAAGLYQAIVGFVLVLVSNTIVRRIDKDNALF